The genomic region GAACCGACGTTGAGATAACAATGGAAATGGAAAGAGACTTACTGCAGATACAATACAAAACCATTACAATATCTTGTATAAAAGATAggtttatacatatgtatgcaCACATGCTCAGATTtgatacatactgtacagtTTGTATGTGTGCACCGCTCTAGtctaacacacataaacacgcgcgcacacacacacacatacatacacacacacacacacacacacacacacatacgagtGTTTATTTGGCTGTACTTTCAGTCTTTGTGTTTCAAACGTGATGATCTGGTTTGTCCACGAGGAgacgtcatcctcctctttctactctgaagaaagaaagaaacgcGGGAGCAATTCAAACactgtcctcctgctgctccccacacacacacacgcacagtgttAGGTTGCCGGGGGCAAACCACTTTTGTTGCCTCCCCTCGCCTCCTCTTTGCCCGTTCCAGAGCTTGTGCCGTTGACAGTCACCTTGCGAGTACCTGCGCCCTGTTTGGAGGTGAGCGTGTGTCGctgagtgttgttgttgctgttgttgctgttgttgctgctgttgttgttgttgttgttgttgggcaCAGTGGTGCCGTTGGAGCTTTGGATGGCAGGAGACGGATTGTGGGAGACGGGGATGGTCTGTGAGGAGGGTCGGGGCGGTGGTGGCGCCGCCGCCGCCGGACTGTGGACTTTGTCGCTCTGGGAGTCGCTCTCCGACGTCGGGCTGGTGTTGACGCCGTCAGAGTGACCCTGAGCAGCAGACTGGGACGGCCTCCTGCGCTTCCGGGTGGGTTTGACCAGATACTGCAAGGGGATGGGTCCAGTCTGTCGAGAGGAACGCAGCATGGTTACTGCTGCTGGCGTGACATCAGAACTCAGAACTCACAAGTCCTGACTGGGATTAACATCATCACACATGTTCACTGCGTCTCAGCTGACAGGAAGGGCTGGCCTttgttagccagtgttagcCAGTGTTAGCCAGTGTTAGCTACTACTAGCCACTGTGAGCAAttgttagccactgttagcaatcTTTAGCCAGTGTTAGCTACTACTAGCCACTGTTAGCCATTGTTGGCAATACCAGACATTAACAACACTCAGGTGTGGCATTTACTCACACAAAGAGTGTAGCaacagttaaaaatgaaacattacTATTCATACAGTTAATAAACAGTTGATAAACAGTTGATAAACAGTTGATAAACAGTTGATAAACAGTTAATAAACAGGGCGGCCAGTTTTGGAGCATCTGTACTGAAAACTGAATAAACAAGACATTAGCTCAACATGTTACTaataaacacagcaaataagatattcaaaatcaggcattgggcggagTCAGCCTCAAACCAGGTTACTAGTTAGTAAGTTAGAAGTTTGTTACTATTttcagtagaaaatgaaaacgcagcagcagcacattatAAATCCACGTGTGTCACTCACTCGTCTCCACTCGTAGAAGTAGGCGATGTCCATCAGTGTGTAGTAATCCTTCAAGGGCTCGTCTCCGTACAACACCTCCACCTGtaacacagaagaaaacagcaaaacatcTCTTTAAGAGCAGATCTGGATGATGAGGTCTATGCTCTGTGTACACTGTCGAGTTCATTCTTCATGTGACGACACGCGGTTAGTTTTCACACGACAATatccaataatatcacgattaCAACGATTCGGAGATAATCGAAATATTGCGCGACAATCGTACAGAGATACGTCACGACATctgaactgaagaaaacaaaacgtccatGAAACGtgccttcatttgttcattaaaatattgatatcagCGTATTGATTATCATATTGTTGGATGACATGTTGAATTCAGGCTGATTTTGAGTGAATCTGAACATAATGAGCGAGTGAGCATTGTAGCCGCGCTCCACTCACTGCCCGTGCATTTAGAGTTCACTTTTAAATCCTTAAACGCTCTTGCTCCTGCCCCGgtctctgaggtcagctgatcagaGGGGACGGAGctttttctgctgcttcctctgcaTGTTAGACACGCCCCTTCACTGTCCAGCGTGAGAccacttgtttatttgtatttctatatttctgacattttctacagtgttttattgttgttgaatTACCCTGTAGTTGTTGGGAATATCCATCTTGCTCCGGAGAAACTTTGCTAAGTGCATGACAGACATGGCTGCCGGACACTGCAGGAAACGTTTCCCGTTGGcctgaaaacaaagaggagaaaTAAAGAGCAGAGAGCGACGCATGAATCCAGACGCTCAAGAGCAGCAAAAGCACACGAGACGTACAGTTTGTCAACAGCTTGCTTTTACCTTGTCTCCTTCCACTTCTGAGCGCTGCTTGTCATTGTTTCTGcaggaacaacaaaaacacggcATTATATgtaactgttattattattattattactgtagtagtaataacaataataactctttttaactgatctacagtcaCACGTTAGTATCGGCTGGAGTGTAGAGAGAGAAAGTATTTCCCGTATTTCTCGTTAGCGTCCCCATCCTGACCAGACGAGAAGTCCTTTGAGTTTGAGGGTTCGGCCATAAACCACCCCAGTATGAGCATCGGAGCTGAGCGACTCACTTGTTCCTCTCGTAGAACTGTATGGACAGACTGATGATTTCATCTTCTGCGATGTTAAACGTCTCCACGACTTCTCCTGGTTCCAGCTCACGGTTCTCTGCGTAAAAGTCTCGCCTCCGTTTCATCTCATCTGGTTTCAGAGggaaaaaactcaaacaaagaccaaacagcGGCAACGTTACAGCCTCAAATCGCCCGGTCTTACCTTTGAATAAACCTGGAACAAGCTTATAAACAATGTCTTGTAGAGTTTTGTCCGCTCttagagggaaaaacaaagaaagatttCAATATTAGAGATTCAGGTGTTAAGACTCTATTTTTAAACCAGTCTTACTTGATGCTGAGCTGTGGACACGTCTTGTGGACTTGGACGTCACATCGAGGACAGAACTTATTTGTCTCCAGGAAGGCAACGATGCAGGTTTTACAAACTACAGGAAGAGAGAACGGACACAGTAGTTTTCAGTATTGATGCGTCATTAACAAAatcagaaattattattatttttattattattatttttattattattattactactacacATTTCTGTTCTCAGATACATGAGTTATATGTTGCTTGGTCACCAAAACTTTTTCTAAATCCAAAGGTTCAttaattttgtttgttgatCAGTGTTACCACAGAGTTCACATGTTCTGCCCGTGTGGGCGTGgggtttctccgggttctttggctcctcccacagtccaaaaatatgggGATTGGGTCACTTGTGTGTATTAATATTGAGtttcttattattttgattGAAAAGATATTAGTATATCGTTGATATAGTTGCAGTGAAACCGACACGGACCATTCGTTTATTCACTGACTGAAGTTATTATTTCTCAGAGAACACAGAAACAAGTTAGCAGCTGTATTTGAATCCACTGGATTTATATAGACCTTTACCAGCTTACAGCTGTTAGCTATTAGCCGCTAAAGTTGATCCTGATCTGTGAAGACGAGTGTCTGCTGCTgcgtaaacaacacatttcattcaaaattcaaaatgtgatacttctttgtgacatcatcagtgggagGAGACTCTTGGGAACATACTTAGGTGATTactattatttcattttatttttaatgaaggCTTCACTTTTCTGATGAGTTTATACTGAAGATACTTGGCTGAAATAAATGGagatttttttccatgtttacgTTGCCATACTAAATCTCCCCAATCTGGCAACCACTGAACTCTGACAGGATGACAACAGAACCTTTGTTAGCACACGACAGCAGAGCAGGCAGCTCCAGATACAGAAATCTAGGGATGCACGACATTATCGGCATCAGCTCGTTtatcagcaaacacaccaagatctgcCCATGTGACACTGACGGGTTCAGTAGGCTTAACAGGCCAAACCCTCCTGGACTTCTGTGTTACAACTATTCATTgtttatgttgatttatttttgctcaatgaatgaaaatgtagaTCGACGTCGGCTGTGAggcaaaaatgtgttcatttcactACAGAGGAGATAAAATGAcctaatgacacacacacacacatatagacgTCAATTCCCATCAGCCGCCCTgatgtataaatgtgtattaACTTAAAACTGACATTGTTTAAGTcaaaaattgcaatttgaagcAACACAATTATCAAATCGGTAAAGGCTGCAATTTATACCAAGTTATGGTTCTCAAGATTTTTGATAAGACATGGGTTAATTTTTCATATCATTGCGATTTAAAACTTTCCataaaacatttgacatttcaaGGGCAGATAATTACtaagcagcataactcaaacagtAAAGGACAGATTCTGAATTTAATTTTCTAGGTTATAGCCCGAGGAACAGATGAATATGTTCCAAATATCATTCTGAATGTGTTATTCATCTTTAGAGATAGAAGTCTGTACTCTGTGAGAGGAACCTTGATGGAGTTTTGCATTTCTGTAGTTGGTGTGACGACATCCTTCTTCTCAgtttagaaaaagaaagatcTCGGTGAAAAACACGTGTGCACTATATTGTCACGTGGTGCTTCAATGCGTGGGACTTACAGGAGTGCAGGCACTCGACGATGGTTGTCGCGTCGATTAAGTAGCCGGCGCACAGTGGACACGTGAGGTGTGGGTTCAGATCTGTGACTTTTATCCGGTTGGGCTGCATTTTCTCCATGTGGACAGATCTGCAGAGGAAGCACATGAGGACGGGTGAGCTTCAGTGAGTCGCTGAATCTTAGGCTTGTTCAGACTTCCAGAGGATTGATTTTTCTAAGTctgaacaacagcaacacacataggagaaaaaaaacacattgaaatggGATTCAACTCCCATTTGAACACATGCACCTCGCTCTGCGGCTGCTCTAATCCTATTTccaaatgacattttatgacacaCAACATGAGATCACAGAGTGAGATGATGCGTCTGTGCTATTCTaccgtctgtctgtgtgtgtgtgtgtgtgtgtgtgtgtgtgtgtgtgtgtgtgtgtgtgaccaaaGCAACACCTGCAGATAAGTAACTGAAAGCAAGAGTCtatgtgacaaaatgtctttttattttgtcacctAATCTTAATCTACTCCTACTGCAACACTTTCACCCCCAAACTACCTGGTGGGCAGAGAATAAGACAATCAGTGAGATAAGTGTTtacattgatttaaatgttcaaatcGCACGAGACGCAATATCTGCAATAAGccaaaatacaattttagatgaattattgtcagatttgtttctcacagatctgcacaaatatcacacagtaatgtttttaaatgtgtttttccaatgaaaatgagaataatgatgcaaaaatgacaaatcatATCGCCGtcacaataatcacaaaatCGTTCAGCTCCATTTTCCGGTTTATTCCGGGATGTTTGTGCGGTTTGTTTTCAGGAGGCATCATCTGTGTTTTATCCAATAATACCTCATTTGTATCTACTCTCTGTCTGAATCCAAAGCAGAAACATTTGTATTACttgtttactttaaaaacaTCTTCCTTGCGTTGTGGAACCATAGTCCCTGCGCAAAATGTTCGGGAGACACTGATGTAGATATTTTCACAGATTCCACTGAATAGTGGAGATTTATAGATTCTGcactattttacttttacatgaatatttctttttagtGTAAATTTAGTGTATTTTGTCTGTCAGTAACCAGTTAAATCTTGTCCAGCTGAGGCGTTCTTAGTTAGTTAATAAATGTCACTTAACATATCATCACATTTTTGCCCTGCATAAAAGGTCAGGGAGACACTGGTGTCGATGTTTGAATGGATTCAACCGGCCCTGTTTGATCGTCACATTCAGacaattttacaaaacacatttcgATTCCTTCACGTGATTATATCTAATATTTCTGTTAGTAAACCTGTTCAATCTGCTGCTGTTAAAAGAtcctttatttattatgatCTCAGTGAAGCTTTCctacttaaataaacaaacaatattgCATATAGAGCCTTAGTCTCCACATGAGAACGTTTGGGAAACACGGATGTAGATTTTTGCACAGGTTCCACTGAatagtgacttttttaagtACTTATTTTGTCTTATATATAAAAATTGTTGCTatttttaagtacattttagtATACTGTTATTTGGTCCCTCAGTTACCCTCTGCTGCTGCCCGTCAGGACTCTCTAGTATCTGATCTTTTTGTTGTCAAGGAGGATTTCTTGGTTAAATAAATCTTATAATAAACAATCATCATATCAGTGttcaaaaacattatatatggCATGATGATGTCCTTACATGAGTCCCCACAtgatttttcatgatttttttgcACAGATTCCAATGAATGCTGACAAATGTACAACATGCATTTGATTCCgtcctttgttttccttttagattaatatttttattttctatttcactACATCTTAGTATAATCTGTTATTTTGTCCATTAGTAACTGGGTGATTgaacgtgctgctgctgctgctgctgctgcctgtcttagtcaggaCAATCTTGTAAAAGTGATTTTCAATGGTAATGAGGCTTTCGTGGTTACATTAATGTTAGAATAAACAGATTACACAGGTATTTTTCAAACCTAATTCAAACCACATGAGTTTCAAATCAGATTTCTGCAGATGTATCCGTCTGTGGCTGCTCAAATCGGATTACAAATTGCGTGTTGtgttttactattattatcattatcatcattattatcattgtgtGGAATAAGACACACAATGTGCATCATGTTCGTGGAGACTGTTGTGAGTGGCTGCTCCTCAGCTCCAGCTCCTTCAGCCTCAGACAATGTCCATGTCTGCAGCTCGTCCTTGGGACAGCAGCTCGTGAAACCACAACAAAGGCAGATGCACGAACACGAGTCCACCGGCGACAAAATAACGTGTTTTTGCAGCAGAGTGGGCACGAGCTGCTGGTTCACGGCAGCAGGCTGCTGAGCTGAATGGCCCCTGTGTGTGGCCTCATCCCGGGCATCAGcagctctgctgctcctccaccaGCGGAGCGACACAAAAGAGCGTTTCCTTTTCTGCGGAGCCCCGCGCTCCCGCACCGGGCACCGCAAAGCCACCGCGGCGGCAGCGATACCGAGCAGCCGCAGAGCCACGGTTTCAAAGCCGaaaagagggggggaaaaaaaagaatcacaagTGGTACACAAAGCAGCCATCTTACATTCACTGACAGGGCTGTGGAACAAGAGAGGCTGAAAATGTGACACCGCTCCCGGGGCTGTGGACTCGGCGCGCGGCGGACCAGAGGCCGCACACGGTCAACGGTTCTTACCTGATGTGACATCAAAGTTCCcctcagctcacacacacacgcgcgcgcggtCCACACCAAATAAAGCAGCTCCACACTCGGGAAGAATCTGCAGCAGCGCCAGAAAATGGCTTTTTTCAGCACCGTCAGAGGACTGCCCATTTTTACGTCACGTGACATTATTTTGTCGCCTCGTTCacggggcagagagagagagagcgcgcgcgagagagagagagagagaaggcccGTGCAGAAggcctcacacactcactcacacactcactcacacactcacacacacacaactaacaACGCGACAAAtgcatctttatttattttaatcaccacagtttgatttctttgtttttgtctctgactgtttaAACCTGCCAGTGCTTTAGTTTGGTTTgtaggcctgtgtgtgtgtgtgtgtgtgtgtgtgtgtgtaagaggcCCTGCAggcctcgtgtgtgtgtgtgtgtgtgtgtgtgtgtggccccaTTCACGCCTggtattaaagctgcagtgcgtaacttttaggCCCCTAtgcacacggaaacagaaccaACCTTATAACCTCACCTGTTCTTCTCTTTGTCGTTTTGAAACACAGCAACATTTCagtaaatgtcagtaaatgtcagtaaatgctgtagtacatatgccacaCTTTAGATAGAGCTTTATTTGGTGAGTATACAATTACACAAACAGAGTGAACCAAGCCAGAGCTTAGAGTCAGTTAGAAATGTACCGCCAGCTTCCTTCCCTCAGGCCCTGACGGTCAGTTGTTGGTCAGTTAAGTcgtttttagttttcttttagGAGCAGGAATTGAGAGATTTGTCTGTGTGATGACTGtcttcattctgtctccgtTTGTGATCGTacacattgtaatgtatactgAAAAAACTTTTTCTGTAGCAGTGCTACAGCGCCACATACGGGCCTGGCATATGTATTGCAGTGTTTAGAGTTGTTTTGTGGGGGGTTTGTAcgtatgaagacatttttacatttcattaggTTTTCTGTGTGAATTGGACCTCAGACTTTTATGTACTTCAAGGACCTTGCTTTACGGAAGACGTCATCTTGGACAAAACAAGCTCGAGTGCATTTAGAGTGTTTAATTGTGCATTTCAGTCGTAGTAGAAACCCAGATTTTCCAACTCAGAGCAGTCATTTTAAAGTTGGAAATGAGATTCTAGGATGGATGCCACCACACGAACACCGCTATCTTTAATAGTATAATCTGTTAAAAGCACAGTACTGTCATATTTGTAAACatacacatagtactgttttaacatttttaactgtagacatgttgctacactTTTGTGTACGTAAAATACCAAGTAGAGTGTTGTTcttgactggtattgctaacaatggctagcctaAGTTACGTATGTTTTCGTCCATGTACTTGTTGGCCTTCTCAAGTGGAACGCGGTGAACTTGGGGACATCACTCCCAGTTGTGATGTTAGTGAACTGCAGCATTAAATCTTACATTGCAAACAAAGAATGACATCTTTTTCTGGAAAGGCCACCATAACTTCCTGACATGTGttagtcacagtcacagtgtttgtTACAATCTAGTCTCACCAgtaggtgtcactaattctcacacgctggacctttaaagctgcAGGCTAGGAGTATAAGAAAATACTGATCGACTACATTGCAGTATTCCATGGCACGATAGTGTATTGATTCTTCGAAGCATGTCATGTCAGTACGTCAGACATATTCTTTACCCTCTGGCTtcattatggacatttttgtccattccAACTTCAGAGGGTAGTGAATTAAAGTGGAGTCTGAGGGTTACAGTGGTTTGTTTTCTATTGAAGCCTTCCACTGTTAGTGGGCAGCATGCAGGCGTTCGACCCTTTgactctctttctccttccacTTTACTTAATCGGCCAAATAGACTGAATATTGTTTATGTGTTATGTGTACACCATTTCCTTAACATAGGCTATTTTATGATAACATTGCAATATTTACCCGTAGAAGTGGTTATAATGAAATGTCACCCCTATATCATATCATCAGATGTTTGGTAACATTTGGTGACTTTTGTTGATACACAATTTCCACTGGTCAAAAGAATCAGGGTTTTTTGGATGTTTGACTATTAAAACAGCAttcactcctgggtcaaatgaGACTGCTTTGAATGTGGGTTTTCATCTGCTTTGGCTCTGAGTTTTGTTGATGGGAACACAAGAACCAGGTGAACATTGTTCATCTCCTTCATTTTTAGCAGTGATGCTAAATCTGACTTTATGTCCATCATGATATGACACGCTTTAATTTTCCATCcgttagcatagctgttagccatgactgttttgatcaaatttgactttttacaACTTGAGAATTCGAACATGGGATCACAGTAAAAGACACGAAATAGTAATGACAGTGCTTTATGCATATACAAAAATATCAAGACAACAAAGAGATACGTGTGACTTTAATACCAGGGAAGTGAACTGACATTGAAagaaagagatagagagatacaCAAAAGACTGATTGTGATTCAAGATGACAGATTTCACATCAGTAATACAAGtacaaacatttgaaaataaatatgctCGTTTGGACggaaaatacagacatttatATCAAAGataacaagacaaaacaaatagaaaacatgTCCGTACACTTGTgggtggctgtttgtctctgtgtctctgtgtccctgtgatggactggcgatctgtccagggcgTCCCTTGCCTTTTGCCCCACGTCGGCTGGGATTTGCACCAGCGTCCCCCGCAACCCACATGCACACGTATACAGTATTTAGTGAAGCAAAACAGCATTTCACCAGGACTTCATCAAGGTTGACATAAACCTTATGTACAGTGGGGACAGGGCTACATAAAGTGCatactataatataaaaaaagaacaacaaccaCTGGTGCGGAACggaaaatcaaacaacaacaacaacaacaacaacaacaacacaggaacAATACTGATATTCAGACATTCAATAATACATCACTCAAAAGTAACGACATTGTCAATACAGCATTGCAGTAGTCAGACAGG from Solea senegalensis isolate Sse05_10M linkage group LG6, IFAPA_SoseM_1, whole genome shotgun sequence harbors:
- the LOC122770749 gene encoding polycomb complex protein BMI-1-like, translated to MEKMQPNRIKVTDLNPHLTCPLCAGYLIDATTIVECLHSFCKTCIVAFLETNKFCPRCDVQVHKTCPQLSIKADKTLQDIVYKLVPGLFKDEMKRRRDFYAENRELEPGEVVETFNIAEDEIISLSIQFYERNKNNDKQRSEVEGDKANGKRFLQCPAAMSVMHLAKFLRSKMDIPNNYRVEVLYGDEPLKDYYTLMDIAYFYEWRRTGPIPLQYLVKPTRKRRRPSQSAAQGHSDGVNTSPTSESDSQSDKVHSPAAAAPPPPRPSSQTIPVSHNPSPAIQSSNGTTVPNNNNNNNSSNNSNNSNNNTQRHTLTSKQGAGTRKVTVNGTSSGTGKEEARGGNKSGLPPAT